The Polyangium aurulentum genomic interval ATCAACGAGCCCACGGCCGCGGCCCTCGCCTACGGCCTGCACGAGCGCAACCGCGAGCTGCGCGCCGTGGTGCTCGATCTCGGCGGCGGCACCTTCGACGTGACCGTGCTCGAGATCATCGAGGGCGTCATCGAGATCCAGTCGACCGCAGGCGACGCGCGGCTCGGCGGCGAGGACTTCGACGCCGCGCTCGCCGAGCACGTGATCGCGCGCATCAAGGGCGAGCAGCGCGCCGATCTCGACCGCGACCCGCGCGCCCGGGCACGCATCAAGGAGGCCGCCGAGGGCGCGAAGAAGCGCCTGTCCGAGGCCGAGAGCACGCGCGTCGCGCTCGTCGATCTCCCGCTCGGCGGCGGCCGCACGACGAGCTTCGAGCTGTGGCTGACGCGCGAGCAGGTCGACGACGTATGGGCGCCGGTGCTCGAGCGAATGCGCGGCCCGATCCAGCGCGCGCTGCGCGACGCGTCGCTCACCCCGGACAGGATCGACGAGGTCCTGCTCGTCGGCGGCTCGACGCGCATGCCCGCAGTCGCTCGCCTCGCCGCGCAGATGTTCGGCCGGCTTCCCCTGCGCAAGCTGCCCCCCGACGAGGCGGTGGCGATGGGCGCGGCGGTGCAGGCCGCGCTGAAGACGGGCGACGCCGCGGTCGAGGACATGGTCGTCACCGACGTCGCGCCCTTCACGATGGGCATCTCGTCGAGCACGCAGCTCGGCACGCAGCGCGTGACCGGCATCTACAGCCCCATCCTCGAGCGCGGCACCGTGATCCCCGCGAGCCGCGTCGAGCGCTTCTACACCGTCGGAGACGACCAGCAGCAGATCCTGATCGAGGTCTATCAGGGCGAGCACTCGCTCTGCCGCGACAACGTCAAGCTCGGCGAGTACCAGCTCAAGGGCCTGCCCCGCGGCTCCGCGGGCGAGCAGGGCGTGGACGTGCGTTTCACCTACGACATGAACGGCATCCTCGAGGTGGACATGACCATCGTCTCGCTCGGAAAGACCGAGACGCTGGTCATCGAGAAATCCCCCGGGCGCCTGTCGCCCGCGCAGATCAAGGCCGCGCGCGACGCGATGGCCCGGCTGAAGTTCCACCCGCGCGACGCGCTGCCCAATGCGACCGCCCTCGCCCGCGCCGACGCGCTCTTCGTCGAGCTGAGCGGCCCGGACCGCGAGGCGCTCGGGGCCGCGCTCGCCGTCTTCCGCGCCGCGCTCGAAGGCCAGGACGACCGCGAGATCGAGACGCGGCGCGACCGGCTCAACGGGCTCGTGGAGTCGCTGCGGCGCAGGTGATCGCGCCGAGGACGGTCGCGCCCGCGCTCTTGCAACGAGGGCGCCCCGAGTCTTATGCTCCACGCCATGCGCTCATCCCTGCTTGCGCTATCGCTCTTGGCCTTCACGGCGAGCTGTGTCGGCTACCGCCGCCCGGGGATCAACGACGCCGTGATCACCACCGATCCCGATGTCTACGCGACCCCGCAGGCGCAGGCGCCGCAAGCCCCCACGCCCCCGCCCGCCAGCGCGGCGGAGGTCGCCATCGTGGGCGCGCAGAGCCCGCTCGCGCGCGGTTTGCCCGATCAGGAGATGATCGTGCAATTCGGTCCGGATCAGGACGGCACGCAGCTCCTCGTGGATTTCCTCGCCGATGCGCGCGCGCGCGGCGCCGTGAGCGCGAGCGACGTGAACCTGGTCTTCGTGAAGGCGCGGGGCGGAAAGCCGGTCGAGTGCAGGTTCGGCATCCAGCCCGAGGGCGACTACGCCCGCATCCCGCTGCCGGCCGGGGCCACGCTGGTCCCGCTCGGCGCGCCGGTGACGCAAGAGGTGACCGAGAACGAGCGGCGCTGCGACACGATGACGCTGCCCTCGCAAAACATGGGCGTGACGTCCGAGTACAAATGCTCCTACGCGGCCGTGCAGGGCCCCTTTCAGCGCAGCTATGTCTGCCGGGTGGTGCCGGTGACGCGCCTGTCGACCGACAAGAACGCCCGCACGCACTGCCGCACCGAGCCCGTGACCCGCACGGTCACGCGTTACGATTTCGAGCTCGCCGCGCGCTTCGTTCCCCCGCAGCTCGAGCAGGTGCAGGACAAGAAGCTCGTCGAGACCCAGCCCGTCTGTTATGCGCCGCCCGCGACGCCGAACGCGCCCCCGCTCGGCAATCGGCTGGAGGCCAAGATTCATTTCCGGAAATGATGCGTCACGGCGTCACCTCGATCCAGTCCGAGGCCGCCGTGATCCTCCCTCTCGGCTCGCCGACCCGCACGAGCCGCGCGCCCATCACGCCCACGCGCCGGTTCTTGCCGTAGCTCAGGGCGGGCACGAGGCCGCTCTCGAAATCGTGCAGCTCCTCGAGCGCCGCGACGAGCCCCGCGCGCGTCGGAGAGGCACCCGCGCGCTTCAAAGCCTCCACTACGAGCCCCGCGGCCACGTAGGCGCTCACCTTTTCCCCCATGTCGCGCGCGGTCATTCCGTGGCGGCGCAAGAATGCGGTAAACCCTTCGAGCGCTCGCGCGGGGCCCTCGCCCACGAGCCCCGGATGAACGAAGAGCACGCGCCCGGCGATTGCCTCGCTCTCGTCCTCGAGCTGCGCCATCACCCAACCGGGCGCATAAATGCGAACGGCCTTTTTCCGTTCCATCGCGCGCGCCGCAGCCGTGAGCTCTCGCGCGCTGCCCGAAAACAGGATTGCCGCCTCGCCGCCTCCGCGGACGGCCTCGCGTAAAAGGGCCGGCTCGAACACCCCGGGGGCAAAGGCAATCTCTCCGGCCAGCGCGACGCCACGCCGCGACACCTCGGCGCGCGCCCCCTCGGCCCAGCGCTGGCCCGCCCCATCGCGCGCGTGCACGAGCCAAACCCGCCTCTCCGTGCCCGTATCCGCGAGGTGCTTGATCGCCACCCGCGCGAGGACCTCTGGCCCTGGATGGACGTGG includes:
- a CDS encoding Hsp70 family protein, translated to MKNAIVGIDLGTTFSLVSTLRDGVPVVLPNALGELLTPSAVSITDDGTVLIGAPARARATTHPTRTALAFKRDMGTDKQIDLGLRKMSPQELSSLVLGTLKRDAEAALGCAVEEAVITVPAYFGDLQRQATKDAGAIAGLKVERIINEPTAAALAYGLHERNRELRAVVLDLGGGTFDVTVLEIIEGVIEIQSTAGDARLGGEDFDAALAEHVIARIKGEQRADLDRDPRARARIKEAAEGAKKRLSEAESTRVALVDLPLGGGRTTSFELWLTREQVDDVWAPVLERMRGPIQRALRDASLTPDRIDEVLLVGGSTRMPAVARLAAQMFGRLPLRKLPPDEAVAMGAAVQAALKTGDAAVEDMVVTDVAPFTMGISSSTQLGTQRVTGIYSPILERGTVIPASRVERFYTVGDDQQQILIEVYQGEHSLCRDNVKLGEYQLKGLPRGSAGEQGVDVRFTYDMNGILEVDMTIVSLGKTETLVIEKSPGRLSPAQIKAARDAMARLKFHPRDALPNATALARADALFVELSGPDREALGAALAVFRAALEGQDDREIETRRDRLNGLVESLRRR